A region of Nostoc sp. 'Peltigera membranacea cyanobiont' N6 DNA encodes the following proteins:
- a CDS encoding thiol-disulfide oxidoreductase DCC family protein codes for MNYYVIYDGNCNLCVTLVQLLETLDKGKLFRYAPMQDEQTLLQWGITAQDCEQGVILIDGNEPQRRWQGSNAAEEIGRLLPVGSIFVDAYRALPGMKWAGDRFYEQIRDNRYTIFGKRSSTYESGYCADGNCKESKR; via the coding sequence ATGAACTACTACGTAATCTACGACGGAAATTGTAATCTCTGCGTTACTTTAGTGCAATTGCTAGAAACCTTAGACAAGGGAAAGTTATTTCGCTACGCTCCCATGCAAGATGAACAGACACTTTTACAGTGGGGAATTACAGCCCAAGATTGCGAACAGGGAGTAATTTTAATTGATGGCAATGAACCTCAAAGACGTTGGCAAGGCAGTAACGCCGCAGAAGAAATTGGGCGGTTATTGCCAGTAGGAAGTATATTTGTAGATGCTTATCGAGCCTTACCGGGGATGAAATGGGCAGGCGATCGCTTTTACGAACAAATCCGCGATAATCGTTACACCATATTTGGTAAGCGTTCTAGTACTTATGAATCGGGATACTGTGCTGATGGAAACTGCAAGGAATCCAAGCGTTAG
- a CDS encoding molybdopterin-dependent oxidoreductase codes for MSLILPKRTLSRRRLLQVSGLSGVGFLLGGCGTNLFSDNLRQISEPLNQRLEALLLSQKPVPEFAVSAIEADKLLVNTFDFTPQIDPAQFRLKIDGEVSNPMQLSMGDIEKLPLTSMVIRHVCVEGWAAIVQWGGVRLRDLVALVQPKSNVRYVYFKSADGYYESWDLASAVHPQTLMAYQKNGQPLSVDNGAPMRLASPVKLGYKQSKWVTQITFVSNLLPLKGYWEDQGYEWFAGL; via the coding sequence ATGAGTCTGATTCTTCCCAAACGCACCCTATCCCGTCGTCGATTACTCCAAGTATCTGGACTTTCAGGGGTAGGTTTTCTTTTAGGTGGCTGTGGGACAAATTTGTTCTCAGATAATCTGCGGCAAATATCTGAGCCGCTAAACCAACGTCTAGAAGCACTCCTGTTAAGTCAGAAACCAGTTCCAGAATTTGCTGTAAGTGCCATAGAAGCGGACAAATTGCTGGTTAATACCTTTGATTTCACGCCGCAAATCGATCCGGCACAATTTCGCCTGAAGATTGATGGCGAGGTTAGCAACCCGATGCAATTGAGTATGGGGGATATTGAAAAACTTCCCTTAACTTCAATGGTAATTCGCCATGTCTGTGTTGAAGGCTGGGCTGCGATCGTTCAATGGGGAGGTGTGCGATTGCGAGACTTGGTAGCGCTGGTACAGCCTAAGTCAAATGTCCGTTATGTCTACTTTAAATCTGCTGATGGCTATTATGAAAGTTGGGATCTTGCTTCTGCTGTCCATCCGCAAACGCTGATGGCTTATCAAAAGAATGGACAACCTTTATCAGTTGATAATGGTGCGCCTATGCGTCTAGCATCCCCAGTTAAACTGGGCTACAAACAAAGCAAGTGGGTAACTCAAATTACATTTGTCAGCAATTTGTTACCTCTTAAAGGTTATTGGGAGGATCAAGGATATGAGTGGTTTGCAGGGCTATGA
- a CDS encoding precorrin-2 C(20)-methyltransferase, producing MKTKGRLYGIGVGPGDPELLTLKALRLLRAAPVVAYQSATGKESIARAIVAQYLPGNQIEVLYHLPRALEPEKAKSIYDKEIEPIAEHLAAGRDVVVLCEGDPFFYGSFMYLFTRLSDQYQTEVVPGVSSLMACPVALGVPFTYYTDILTVLPAPLPAEELTTHLLITDAAAIMKLGRHFTKVRDILHKLGLASRARYIERASTSQQRIIPLDEVDPDKVPYFSMIVIPTKNRL from the coding sequence ATGAAAACCAAAGGTCGTCTCTATGGAATTGGTGTTGGCCCAGGCGATCCAGAACTATTGACTTTGAAAGCGCTGCGGCTATTACGTGCGGCTCCTGTGGTAGCTTATCAATCAGCCACAGGTAAAGAGAGTATCGCTAGAGCGATCGTGGCGCAATATCTTCCTGGCAATCAAATCGAGGTGTTATATCATCTCCCCCGCGCTTTGGAACCAGAAAAGGCCAAGTCTATTTACGATAAAGAAATTGAACCAATCGCCGAACATTTAGCAGCAGGTCGAGATGTGGTGGTGTTGTGCGAGGGCGATCCATTTTTCTATGGCTCGTTCATGTACCTATTCACACGATTATCTGACCAGTACCAAACAGAAGTTGTCCCCGGAGTTTCCTCGCTGATGGCTTGTCCGGTAGCTTTGGGCGTACCTTTCACTTACTACACCGATATTCTCACAGTCTTACCCGCCCCATTGCCAGCAGAAGAACTAACTACACATCTGTTGATAACTGATGCAGCAGCAATTATGAAGCTAGGTCGTCACTTTACCAAAGTCCGGGATATTCTGCATAAATTAGGGCTAGCATCACGAGCAAGATATATTGAGCGGGCATCAACGTCGCAGCAACGAATTATACCCCTGGATGAAGTCGATCCAGATAAAGTACCCTATTTCTCAATGATTGTAATCCCAACTAAAAATCGATTGTAA
- a CDS encoding LysR family transcriptional regulator — protein MELRHLRYFIAVAEELHFSKAAERLHIAQPPLSQQIQQLEAELGVELFQRKTKRQVQLTEAGQVFLQEAYQLFAQLSKAIDLTQRTGRGEKGQLRVGFTSLVTYDLLPVILRRFREQFPEVELVLQELTTTQQEQALFNRRIHVGFAHPPLEDNTFNQECIQQEGLIVAFLETHLLARQENISVRSLLNENFIMFPRYLGPGLYDQILSLCQQGNFSPKVTQEAIQMQTIIGLVSAGMGIAIVPSSLQNLQRAGVVYRTLEEKTPLVETAVVWRQEDMTPVLREFLQIVRSVCG, from the coding sequence ATGGAACTGCGACACCTGCGCTACTTCATTGCTGTAGCTGAGGAACTGCACTTTAGTAAAGCCGCAGAGCGACTTCACATCGCTCAACCGCCCTTAAGCCAGCAAATTCAGCAGCTAGAAGCAGAACTAGGAGTAGAACTTTTTCAACGCAAAACTAAACGACAGGTGCAGCTAACGGAAGCCGGACAAGTATTTTTGCAAGAAGCTTATCAATTGTTCGCTCAACTATCGAAGGCAATCGATCTGACTCAACGGACAGGTAGGGGTGAGAAAGGACAACTCCGAGTAGGTTTCACCAGCTTGGTAACTTACGATTTGCTACCTGTGATTTTGCGGCGGTTTCGAGAACAGTTTCCAGAGGTAGAGTTAGTATTACAAGAATTGACGACAACTCAGCAAGAACAAGCGCTATTCAATCGCCGCATCCATGTAGGTTTTGCCCATCCACCTTTAGAAGACAACACTTTTAATCAAGAATGTATTCAGCAAGAAGGACTAATTGTGGCTTTCCTAGAAACTCATTTATTAGCTAGACAAGAAAATATTTCAGTGCGATCGCTCTTGAACGAAAATTTTATTATGTTCCCCCGCTATTTGGGCCCCGGACTTTACGATCAAATCTTGAGTCTTTGCCAGCAAGGAAATTTTAGCCCAAAAGTGACTCAAGAAGCAATCCAAATGCAGACAATTATCGGGCTAGTGTCAGCAGGAATGGGGATTGCGATCGTACCGTCTTCTTTGCAAAATCTTCAAAGGGCTGGTGTAGTTTATCGCACTTTAGAAGAAAAAACACCATTAGTCGAAACGGCTGTAGTGTGGCGACAAGAAGATATGACACCTGTTTTACGGGAGTTTCTACAAATTGTGAGAAGTGTCTGTGGTTAA
- the cobG gene encoding precorrin-3B synthase codes for MLSGFATCPGLFYTTPAADGILSRIRIPGGIISTQQCHAIADIAEQYGGGYVDVTNRANLQVREIRTGINAEVLKHLQVMGLGSHNSVVDHIRNIMTSPTAGIDPQELIDTRPFVEDWDNYIAAHPALSGLSAKFSVCFDGGGIIRVCDRLNDILFAAVLVNADVYFRLYLSVGAKGQPPSDMGILLTPKQCLPVLAALTEVYLAHTNTTNKRRLRLLELLNTLGCENYLQEVQQRLPFPLLDGETGKYLTPQPLKEFSTILPGEGKYQHIGIHPQRQRGLFYIGIVLPLGRLESTQMKGLANLAAKYGSGTLRLTPWQNLLIADIPQQWVDDVQSKIAFLGLDFSATNIKSALVACSGNKGCASSATDTKSHALALAEYLETRLTLDCPVNIHFSGCEKSCAQHSKSDITLLGVNFEADGGIVEGYHVYVGDSKQKFGREIYQYVTFTELPALIERMLYVYKIQRLNPNESFGEFSNRCAIAQLQL; via the coding sequence TTGCTTTCTGGATTTGCCACTTGTCCTGGCTTGTTTTATACTACACCCGCCGCCGATGGGATATTATCTCGCATTAGAATACCAGGTGGAATTATTAGCACTCAGCAGTGCCATGCGATCGCAGACATAGCAGAGCAGTACGGTGGCGGCTATGTGGATGTGACTAATCGAGCTAACCTACAAGTCCGCGAGATCCGCACGGGGATAAATGCTGAGGTTTTGAAGCATTTACAGGTTATGGGATTGGGTTCTCACAATTCTGTTGTAGACCATATCCGTAATATTATGACCAGCCCAACTGCTGGTATCGATCCGCAAGAATTAATCGACACTCGCCCTTTTGTCGAAGATTGGGATAATTATATTGCCGCACATCCGGCGCTTTCAGGACTATCGGCAAAATTTAGCGTTTGCTTTGATGGCGGTGGAATAATTCGCGTGTGCGATCGCTTGAATGATATCCTATTTGCTGCTGTCTTAGTCAATGCTGATGTTTACTTCCGCCTTTATCTCAGTGTCGGCGCAAAGGGCCAACCGCCTAGCGATATGGGGATTTTGTTAACACCAAAGCAATGTTTACCTGTCTTGGCAGCTTTGACAGAGGTCTATCTAGCTCATACTAATACTACAAATAAGCGGCGGCTACGTCTCTTAGAGTTATTGAACACTTTGGGTTGTGAAAATTATCTCCAAGAAGTTCAGCAACGTTTACCTTTCCCGCTTTTGGACGGTGAAACGGGAAAATACCTAACCCCCCAACCCCTAAAGGAATTCTCTACTATTTTGCCAGGAGAGGGCAAGTATCAGCATATTGGTATCCATCCCCAACGTCAGCGAGGCTTATTTTATATTGGTATCGTATTACCTCTGGGACGATTGGAAAGTACACAGATGAAGGGTTTAGCAAATTTAGCAGCAAAATATGGTAGCGGCACTCTTCGGTTAACTCCCTGGCAAAATTTGCTGATTGCAGACATTCCTCAGCAATGGGTTGATGATGTCCAAAGTAAAATCGCTTTTTTAGGATTAGATTTCTCTGCAACTAACATTAAGAGTGCATTAGTTGCCTGTTCGGGAAACAAGGGTTGTGCTTCTTCTGCCACAGACACTAAAAGTCATGCGTTGGCATTAGCTGAATATCTGGAAACTCGCCTTACTCTGGATTGCCCAGTTAATATCCACTTCAGTGGCTGCGAAAAATCCTGCGCCCAGCATAGCAAGAGTGATATTACTCTGCTCGGTGTCAACTTTGAGGCTGACGGTGGAATTGTAGAAGGCTATCACGTTTATGTTGGTGACAGCAAGCAGAAATTTGGACGGGAAATATATCAATATGTGACTTTTACCGAACTACCTGCATTAATAGAGCGGATGCTATATGTATATAAAATTCAACGCTTAAATCCCAATGAATCTTTTGGGGAATTTAGCAATCGATGTGCGATCGCTCAATTACAACTCTGA
- a CDS encoding precorrin-8X methylmutase, translated as MPDYIRDANEIYRNSFAIIRSEANLDVLPPDVAKVAVRLIHACGMTDIVTDLGYSPTAVQSARAALAEGAPILCDCRMVADGVTRRRLSANNQVICTLNEPEVPEIAKKMGTTRSAAALELWRSHLEGSVIAIGNAPTALFRLLEMLDEGATKPAIILGFPVGFVGAAESKAALAADSRNVPFLTLHGRRGGSAIAAAAVNALATEEE; from the coding sequence ATGCCCGACTACATCCGAGATGCCAACGAAATTTACCGTAATTCTTTTGCAATCATCCGGTCAGAAGCGAATTTAGATGTCCTGCCACCAGATGTAGCAAAAGTTGCCGTGCGTCTCATTCATGCCTGTGGGATGACGGATATTGTTACTGACTTGGGATATTCACCAACAGCAGTACAATCTGCAAGGGCAGCCTTAGCAGAGGGAGCGCCAATTCTATGCGATTGCCGGATGGTTGCCGATGGCGTTACCAGACGACGGTTATCTGCAAACAATCAAGTTATCTGTACCCTCAACGAGCCAGAAGTACCAGAAATTGCTAAAAAGATGGGTACTACAAGGTCGGCAGCAGCTTTGGAATTATGGCGATCGCACCTGGAAGGATCGGTAATCGCAATTGGGAATGCGCCCACAGCCCTATTTAGACTGTTAGAAATGCTCGATGAAGGAGCTACTAAACCTGCGATTATTTTAGGCTTCCCAGTTGGATTTGTCGGTGCAGCCGAATCGAAAGCAGCATTGGCGGCAGATAGCAGAAATGTACCATTTTTAACCTTACATGGTCGGCGCGGTGGAAGTGCGATCGCAGCAGCAGCAGTTAACGCCCTGGCAACGGAGGAAGAATGA
- a CDS encoding cytochrome b/b6 domain-containing protein: MISSKRKSRSTPSQTFLSKTFHWINIISLILMIGSGLQIYNANPVFGGRAGWQFPDFILLGGWLGGGRHCHFAAMWLFSLNLLWYGIYIFVTRRWQRRFADGGDLKALQVSQNPKRKNYAWHRLVYTAIIPVLLLAILSGLAMYKPAQLHWLSGLFGSWQTLRTVHFITVPTVILFTIAHSLLALKVGSIRLVKSMFL, from the coding sequence TAAATCCCGCTCAACACCAAGTCAGACTTTCCTCTCAAAGACCTTTCACTGGATTAACATCATCAGTCTCATCTTGATGATTGGTAGCGGATTGCAAATATATAATGCTAATCCAGTATTTGGCGGGCGTGCAGGTTGGCAATTTCCTGACTTTATCTTGCTGGGAGGTTGGCTAGGCGGTGGCAGACACTGTCATTTTGCTGCTATGTGGCTGTTTTCGCTAAACTTACTTTGGTATGGAATCTATATCTTTGTAACTCGTCGTTGGCAGCGTCGCTTTGCCGATGGGGGTGATTTAAAAGCATTGCAAGTCAGCCAGAACCCAAAGCGCAAAAATTACGCATGGCATCGGCTAGTTTATACTGCTATCATTCCCGTGTTGCTGCTGGCAATTTTGAGTGGTCTGGCGATGTACAAACCTGCCCAATTGCATTGGCTTTCGGGGCTGTTTGGTAGTTGGCAAACTCTCCGCACTGTTCACTTTATTACTGTTCCTACAGTCATACTGTTTACAATTGCTCATTCCTTACTTGCCCTGAAGGTAGGAAGCATCCGTCTAGTTAAGTCTATGTTCCTGTAG